ATCGTAAAGGGCCATCAAGAAACGCATGATCCAATTCCGATCCTCCGCGTGGAAGGGCCCCCGCACCAGCCAGGCACAGAGCATGGGCACCGCGGTCACGGCCAGAATGGTGGATCCGATCATGGCGAATGTCTTGGTGTAGGCCAGCGGATGAAAGAGTTTTCCCTCTTTGCCGGTCATTGCGAAAACCGGGACGAAAGCCAGAATGATGATCACCATCGCGAAGAAAATGGGTCGTCCCACCTGGTGGGACGCTGCCCGAGTCACTTCGAGCGTCTCCAGCGCGGTCAATCGCCTCCCCTTCTCATGCTCGGCTTGCTCACAATGCCGAATCACGTTTTCCGTCAATACGATGGCCGCATCCACCAGCACTCCGATGGCAATCGCGATGCCCGCCAGGGACATGATGTTGGAACTGACGTGAAACACTTCCATGAACCCGAACGCGATGAGAATCGACAGGGGCAGAGGCAGGGTGACAATGAGAATGCTCCGGAAATGAAACAGGAAGAGCACATGCGCCAGCGTCACCAGCAACATCTCCTCGAGCAGGGCTCTCCTCAATGTATCAATCGTCTGGTCGATCAGACCGCTCCGGTCATAAAAGGACTTGATCCTGACCCCTTCCTTCTCCAATCCGGGCGCCAGCTCATCAATCTTGGCCTGGACGCGACGAATCACATCCCGGGCGTTCTCCCCGGTCCGCATGACCACGATCCCGCCCACCACCTCCCGCCCGTCCACGTCAAGGGTGCCACGTCGAAAATCTCCGCCGAGCTGCACCGTGGCCACGTCGCCCAGATAAATCGGCGCTCCATTGGTCTGCATCAAAACCGTGCGCTCGAGTTCCGCCTTGGCCCGTTCCGCCCGGAACAACCCGAGGCCTCGCACGACGAATTCCATGCCGTTCTCCTCGATCACCTTCCCGCCCACGTTCAGATTCGCGCGCTCCACCGCCATTAGCACCTCTCGCAGGGGAATGCCCGCCGCCCGCAAGCGCGTGGGGGAAACTTCCACTTGGTATTGCCTCACGAACCCGCCCACGCTCGCGACTTCGGCCACCCCCGGCACCGCTCCCAATTGATAACGGACGAACCAGTCCTGGATGGATCGTAACCGGCCCAAATCCAATCCACCCTCAGGCGCTTTCCTGGGATCCACGTCCAGGTAATACTGATAAACCCAGCCCAAGCCAGTCGCATCCGGACCCAACCTCGCCACGACCCCCTTCGGAAGTGTGTCGGTGAGGTAATTGAGCCGCTCCAACACTCTGGAACGCGCGAAGTAATTGTCGATGCGGTCCTCAAAAATGACCGTGACGAGCGAGAAACCGAACATGGAGTTCGCCCGCACGGACTTCACACCGGCCAGTCCGCGCAGATTCGAAGTTAAAGGATAGGTGACTTGATCCTCGACGTCTTTCGGGCTTTGCCCAGGCCAATCGGCAAAGACGATCACCTGGTTCTCGCTCAAATCCGGGATGGCATCCACCGGGGTCCGCAGGAGCGCGCGAGTCCCCCAAGCGGTCACCAGCAGCACGCCCACCACGACAAGAAACCGATTCTCGAGGGATGCGTTGAGAAGCCGCTTGATCATCGAGTGACCTCCGCGCCGCAATCGAGCATCTCGGCGCCAAAATAGGGATTCCGGATCGGTCCGGATCGCTGAATCCAAACCGCCGATCGAGGCGCGCCCGGAAAAGCGCTCTTCGTCATCGGGCAGCGAAACACCTTCACCGGCCTCCCCGTGCCAGACCGTTTGAGCGCCCGAGCCGCCTCCGCCGCCGCTTCGGCCAGCGCGTAAAACTGCTTCCGGGCATCCACCAGGGTCGTGGATGAACTCCAAGCACCGACTTGTCGCAGCCGGCTTTCCACCTCTTCCCAACCGGTTTGTCCCTTGAGGAGCTCGGCGCAGGCGAGCGCTCGCTGCGGAGCCGTTTTCGCGGCCTCGACAAAACGCGCGAGATCATCGGCCGCCAGGGTCTCAGCCAGCCCGGATGCCACATCCAAGATCGCTTCGACCGATTCCAACGCCGCCGCGTCCAGCTTGGCTTTGTCCGTGGCGCTCTCGGACTTCCTGGCTGCGGGATCCGGGCTTGAGCCTTCCTCCGCTTGATCCCTCGGCTGGGTGATTTGATTGAGTTGGGCCTGAGCGTCGATCATGAGGTTGCCTTGCAGCACGACGCGATCTCCAGGTTCGAGCCCCTCCAGGACCTCCCAGACCTCGTCGCCCAACCGCCCCAAACGAACACGCCGCGCCTGATACACGCCTTCCTCGCGTTCAAGATACACGACCGGGTCTTGCCCGGTCGCCAGAACCGCGGTCCGCGGAACCGCCAGCACTTCGGGGGCGGAGAGTCGCACCACCGCCTCGGCATAGACGCGATGCATCAAAGCCCGCCTGCGAGGGCCGCCTTCTTCCACCAAGGGGTTCGGCAACTCCACCCGTGCCCTCAAGCTCCGGGTCATTTCATTGGCGTTGGGATCAAGAAATCGCACGACTCCGGAAAACAGTCGGCCCGGCTGCGACGGCAGCGAAACCTCCACTTCCTGGCCCGGTTGAATCCAGGGGAGGTCTTTCTCATACACCTCGAACTTGAACCACATGGTCGAGAAATCCGCCGTCTCGAAAAGCTTGTCCCCCTCCTTCACATATTGACCCTCATAAACGAAGCGGTTGACGACGGTGCCTGTCTCCGGAGCAAGAATCAGGCTGGTGGTTTCGTCCTCAGCCTTGTCGGCAAGCGCGGCCATGGCGGCCTCGGACAATCCCAGCCGCTTGAGCCGGGTGCGGGCGGCGGAAAGCAGCGTTTCGGAATCGGCCGTGCGTGGAGAACGTGTCAACAGGATGAACTCCCGTTCCGCTTTGAGCAGCACGGGACTGAAAAGCGCGGCCAGCGGCTTTCCTGCCTCCACCTCGGCGCCGACATAATTCACCATCAATCGATCGATGCGCCCATCCACCGTGGCGGAGATGAAGCGGTGCCGGGTATCGTCGTCCTCCACCACACCGGCAACGCGAAGCGTCTTCCGCAAGGGTTTCCGCTCCACCTCTCCCACCTGGACGTGCATCGTTTGCGTGGATCCCGGACCGAGCACAACCATGTCAGGTTCCTGGGTGAAACCCGTGTCGCCTTCATAGACCGGGACCAGTTCCATGCCGCAAACGGTGCATTTCCCCGGCTTGGGTGAGGTGACCCACGGGTGCATGGGGCTCTGGAAGAATTTAAGTTTGCGTCCCGCGGAGGACTCGGATTCGGGGCGGGCAGGCGCTTTGCTCCTCGCCATCCATTGCCATGTGATCGCTGAAGAAACCATGGCGACCACCAGCCAACTGAGCGCGATTTTGACTTTCATGGTTTTGTCTCCTTCTTGGTGCCCTCACGCTCGAGGACGAGCGGCGGGGTTTTGCCTTCCTCGATCATGGCCAGGGCTTCCAAGTCCCCGACACCACAGCAGAGGGCGAGCTCGGAAAGCAGCGTCCATTGCTCGCTGACCCCTCGAGCCTCCATGCGCAAAGCCTCGAACAACATGCGTCTTGATTCCAAGACCATGGCTAAGTTACCCGCGCCGGATATCCAGGCGGAACGGGCCGAGTCCACCGATTGCTGTCCTCGCGGAAGCAGAATCTCGCGGCTGAGCTGCGCTTCCCTGCGTGCCGCGTCAATGCCCCGCGTCAACTTGGTGATCTCGGCCTCGACTTCGAGTTCGCTCTGCCGGATCTGGAGCTCGGCGGCTTCAGCCAGCGCCGCGTCGCGAGCGAAGTCCTTTTCGTAACGGGCGCGATTGAACCAGGGGATGTTCATCGATGCCGTAAACATGCCCTCGCGAAACGTGCCGTCTCCACTGAATTGACGTCCTTCAATCCCCAGGGCCACGTCGGGCCGCCGCGACCGGCGCGTCGCCTCTACCCGGGCGAGGGCGGCAACGCTTTCGGAACGCGACATGAGGATTCTCGGATCGTCCCTCAAGGCCAGATTCAGCAAGCGCCGGTGATCCCGCAACGCCGGCCACAATTCCGGAAGCCGCAGCTCTGGAAAAGGCGCTCCCACGGACCGACCCAGCCGCCGGTTCAATTCCGAACGAAGCTGGTCGCCCCGCTGCATCTCGACTCGCCGCCGTTGCTCCCATTGATCCTTTTCACTCCGCAGTTTGTTGATCTCTGCCAGCCCCCCCGAACCCGCGCGCAGACGTTCCTGCGCCACCTCGATCTGCCGCTCCAGCCAGGACTGCTCCTCCCCGTCGATCGACGAAATCCGATCCGAAAGCGCGATGGCGAAAATCAATACCGCCGCTTGCTTGCGGATCTCTTGAAAGGCAGCGTCGGATCTCGTTCCCAACGCCTCCGCCTCGGCCAGCTTCCAGGCCCGCGCCCGTTTCGCCTTCCCGAAAAGCGGAAGCTTCTGCTCCAATCCATAAATCAAGTCCCCCTCTTCGCTCGCGTTGAATCCCATTTCCAACCGCGCGGAGTGGTAAGCGGGGCCAGCACTGGACATCGTCTCGAAGACCAGATCCTCCGTGCGTTTCCGACCCACGGCGCCCCCAAGTGAAAGGACCGGATCATCCCAGGTGCGGAGGGCAGCCGCATCCGCCTCTCCGCTGCGGAATCGGGCGTCCGCGGCCCGAAGAGCCGGACTGTTCGACCGGGCAGCCGCCGTGAGTTCCGCCACGAACAGCGCGGTCACTTGGACCGGCGGCCCGTTGCTCCTCAAGGAACCGGGTTCGATCCATTCCTGAGGGAATGCCGGGGAGCAGCAGATTCCGGCAATCACGCCGGCTAAAAAGACTTTCATAACTTCTATCGTTTTCGTGTCCGAGGGGCGAAGAGGATTCCCAACCCCAAGTCGGCAGGAACGCACGCGAATGAAGGGATTGGGGAGCGTCCCAAGCCGGCAAAGATGCCGCACTCAGGACACAACGCGGGTACGAACGGTCAGAAGCTCAGAGAAGAAGGACGCAGTATCGGGAGTAGAGCCGGTCAGGTTTGCCGACGCTCCGCGCGGGCAGGGCCAAGCCGTCCGAGACCTCGTCCCGGGGTGTCCCACCCACCAGGCATTCGCTTGGCGGCTGACTGGGAAATTCCTTCGCAGAGGAAGTCGGAGACGGAACTCCGGAAGGATTGGGGACAGGTGAAGAATGGGGAAGGGAGACCGGGGTAACACAACAAGCGCACTCGACGGGAAGGCAGCAGGAACGATCCGAGCAAGCCTCACCGACATCTTCACCTGAAGTTCGGAAGGTGGACCCGAACAAGGCGGCGACGAACTGCGTGATCAGCATCAAGCAGAACATCGCGGACCTCAAACGGATCCATGTCAACGCAGGCCGCATTCGAAGGAGGAAATGTTCCCGTGGAGCAAATAACGCTCTCCCGGGCAGAGCACCCGCCGGGCTCCATTAGGAGCGGAACGGTTCGAACAGAACCGCTCCTCTTGATTACTTCGCGGATTTCTTGTTGGCCTTGGCGATCTTTTTCATGATTTTCGCCGAGTCCTTCTTGAAATCCTTCATGCACGATTTGCAGCACAGCTTGATTTCCTGACCTTCGTGCTCGAACACATAGGGATCCCCCATGTCACCCAATTTTTCGTCTGAAACAGCGCAGGTCTTAAGTGGATAAGCCTTCACCTTTTCCTTGGCTTTGCCCGCTTTGTCGGCGGCTTGCACCAAAGAGATCGAGGCGATCAGGGCCAGGGCAATCAGGGTCGTGATGGTTTTCATAGTCAATTCAAATGTTTCAGTTCAAACAAAACTCTATCCCTTACGGACGGAAAAGGCATGCTTTTTCTTCATTCGGCGTCGAAGCGCCATCCGTGCTGGCGCAGCACGTCCTCCATCTTCACCGGACGGCCTCCCTGACGTTTGCTTTCGTCGGCTGCTTCCATAAAGGCCATGAGCTCAATGGTTTCCTCGGGTGGAATGGGAGGGACACCGGTCTGGAAAAACTTCACAATTTCGGCCACCAGGGGCGCATAATCCCCGCTCCCCTTTTGCTCGGCCACACCCTGACGGCCAAACACAATGACCTTGTGGGGCGTGGCTCCGGTACGCAACCCGACCAGCACACCCGTTCGGCCTTCAGACCAAGTTCCCGTGACCACATCCGTCTCCTCGGTGGCCGAGCGCGTCACCACTTCACATCCGCGTCCCAAAATCGTGTAGAGCGCTTCGGCCGGGTGAATGCCGTACCAATAAAAATCAGGATGATGGGGCTCCTTGTGGGAAGGTCCGTAAGAGATCGCGCTGCGGATTGCGCCAATGTTCGCCTTTCGAACGTCGGCCATGCTGAGATAAAAACGATAGGAAGACGAGGTGAACCAGGGCACCCGGGTCCTTTTGCCCAAACGATAGATCTCAATGGCGTCCCGAAGTGAACCCGCCAGCGGTTTGTCGATGAAGAGCTTCTTCCCGGCCTGAAACGCGGGCCGGGCCTGCTCCAGATGCGGACGCCCGTCCACGCTTTCAATCATGACCGCATCGACCTTGCGACAGAGCTCTTCGACGGTGGGAACCATCTCGACCCCGTAGGTCTGGATCAATTCCTGAGTGTACCCCTCAACCCGATCCCAGCTGGAGGGAATGTCGCGGCTGCCCCCCTTGACCGCGGCCACCACCTTGGTCCCGGGCGTGTATCCTTTCGCCGTCGAGTCGTTCATCAACTTCGTGAAAGCCGTGGCATGGGACGTATCGAGTCCCACCATGCCCACGCGGATTTCGGCGGCGGTCGAGACGGAAGTCACGGCAGTCGGGACACTCATGGTCATGAGAAGAAGTCGAAACCAAGTCGAAGGCAACGAAAACGATCGGAACATGCCTCGACCATGCCGCACGAACCACCTCGAAGCAAGGCGTCTG
The sequence above is a segment of the Verrucomicrobiota bacterium genome. Coding sequences within it:
- a CDS encoding efflux RND transporter periplasmic adaptor subunit, producing the protein MKVKIALSWLVVAMVSSAITWQWMARSKAPARPESESSAGRKLKFFQSPMHPWVTSPKPGKCTVCGMELVPVYEGDTGFTQEPDMVVLGPGSTQTMHVQVGEVERKPLRKTLRVAGVVEDDDTRHRFISATVDGRIDRLMVNYVGAEVEAGKPLAALFSPVLLKAEREFILLTRSPRTADSETLLSAARTRLKRLGLSEAAMAALADKAEDETTSLILAPETGTVVNRFVYEGQYVKEGDKLFETADFSTMWFKFEVYEKDLPWIQPGQEVEVSLPSQPGRLFSGVVRFLDPNANEMTRSLRARVELPNPLVEEGGPRRRALMHRVYAEAVVRLSAPEVLAVPRTAVLATGQDPVVYLEREEGVYQARRVRLGRLGDEVWEVLEGLEPGDRVVLQGNLMIDAQAQLNQITQPRDQAEEGSSPDPAARKSESATDKAKLDAAALESVEAILDVASGLAETLAADDLARFVEAAKTAPQRALACAELLKGQTGWEEVESRLRQVGAWSSSTTLVDARKQFYALAEAAAEAARALKRSGTGRPVKVFRCPMTKSAFPGAPRSAVWIQRSGPIRNPYFGAEMLDCGAEVTR
- a CDS encoding Gfo/Idh/MocA family oxidoreductase yields the protein MFRSFSLPSTWFRLLLMTMSVPTAVTSVSTAAEIRVGMVGLDTSHATAFTKLMNDSTAKGYTPGTKVVAAVKGGSRDIPSSWDRVEGYTQELIQTYGVEMVPTVEELCRKVDAVMIESVDGRPHLEQARPAFQAGKKLFIDKPLAGSLRDAIEIYRLGKRTRVPWFTSSSYRFYLSMADVRKANIGAIRSAISYGPSHKEPHHPDFYWYGIHPAEALYTILGRGCEVVTRSATEETDVVTGTWSEGRTGVLVGLRTGATPHKVIVFGRQGVAEQKGSGDYAPLVAEIVKFFQTGVPPIPPEETIELMAFMEAADESKRQGGRPVKMEDVLRQHGWRFDAE
- a CDS encoding TolC family protein, yielding MKVFLAGVIAGICCSPAFPQEWIEPGSLRSNGPPVQVTALFVAELTAAARSNSPALRAADARFRSGEADAAALRTWDDPVLSLGGAVGRKRTEDLVFETMSSAGPAYHSARLEMGFNASEEGDLIYGLEQKLPLFGKAKRARAWKLAEAEALGTRSDAAFQEIRKQAAVLIFAIALSDRISSIDGEEQSWLERQIEVAQERLRAGSGGLAEINKLRSEKDQWEQRRRVEMQRGDQLRSELNRRLGRSVGAPFPELRLPELWPALRDHRRLLNLALRDDPRILMSRSESVAALARVEATRRSRRPDVALGIEGRQFSGDGTFREGMFTASMNIPWFNRARYEKDFARDAALAEAAELQIRQSELEVEAEITKLTRGIDAARREAQLSREILLPRGQQSVDSARSAWISGAGNLAMVLESRRMLFEALRMEARGVSEQWTLLSELALCCGVGDLEALAMIEEGKTPPLVLEREGTKKETKP